In Saccharicrinis carchari, one genomic interval encodes:
- a CDS encoding threonyl-tRNA synthetase editing domain-containing protein: protein MKVLVFYVNSFGYEPRTKNLDNAPAPGVGIEIKDAVLAFIQVEELDEEKDVISREKKLVNHLKWVARKNKTQRVILHSFAHLSESKASVLFSQQVFDAAQKRLENAEYEVWQTPFGYFLDLKIDAPGKSLARIWASL, encoded by the coding sequence ATGAAGGTTTTAGTGTTTTATGTAAATAGTTTCGGGTACGAGCCTCGCACAAAGAATTTAGATAATGCTCCTGCGCCAGGAGTGGGAATAGAGATAAAAGATGCGGTTTTGGCATTTATACAGGTAGAAGAATTGGATGAAGAGAAAGATGTGATAAGCCGGGAGAAAAAGTTGGTAAACCATTTAAAATGGGTGGCCCGAAAAAATAAAACCCAACGTGTAATTTTACATTCATTTGCACATCTGTCGGAGTCAAAAGCATCCGTTTTATTTTCGCAGCAAGTATTCGATGCAGCCCAAAAGAGATTAGAAAATGCTGAGTACGAAGTTTGGCAAACCCCTTTCGGATATTTTTTAGATTTAAAAATTGATGCACCCGGAAAATCGCTTGCCCGCATATGGGCCAGTTTATAA
- the argS gene encoding arginine--tRNA ligase: protein MDIEMQLKGKLIAAVKELYGQDINEGQAQVQITRKDLTGDFTIVVFPLLKISKKSPEDTANDIGKHILHSHPNVVNFNVVKGFLNIELAADFWLALINSIAGQDKHGYVRANADAPLMMIEYSSPNTNKPLHLGHIRNNLLGYSLSRIAEANGQRVVKTNIVNDRGIHICKSMLAWKKWGRGITPEKAGKKGDHLVGDFYVKFDQEYKAEMNKIIQQKISEYPALEGVDDFKATFRALKNKKKTKQGLNEQEIAQFNACEELNKYAENNAPLILEARDMLLKWEARDEEVYRVWKMMNQWVYDGFDVSYKKLGVDFDKIYYESDTYTVGRDMVLDGIEKGVFYRKEDGSVWCDLSDKGLDEKLLLRKDGTSVYMTQDIGTAKLRFDDFDIDKMVYVVGNEQDYHFQVLSLLLDKIGFKWGRGLVHFSYGMVELPQGKMKSREGTVVDADDLVDEMVSTARAMSQELGKLDGYTPEEAEKVYHMIALGALKYFILKVDPKKNMVFNPEESIDFNGNTGPFIQYTHARIQSIFRKAAEKGIEVATVAPTNAEIGEKENNLIRTIANFPNVVAEAGKVFSPAIIANFAYDLAKEYNQFYHDCPILFEEDQDKRMMRLLLCKTVGKTLKNAMWLLGIDVPDKM, encoded by the coding sequence ATGGATATAGAAATGCAGCTCAAAGGCAAGTTGATTGCCGCCGTAAAAGAATTGTACGGACAAGATATAAACGAAGGACAGGCACAGGTTCAAATCACCCGTAAAGATTTAACGGGAGATTTTACCATTGTGGTTTTTCCCCTACTTAAAATATCAAAAAAATCGCCGGAGGATACCGCCAACGATATTGGCAAACACATTTTGCACAGCCATCCTAACGTGGTTAATTTTAATGTGGTAAAAGGCTTTTTAAATATTGAGCTGGCAGCCGATTTTTGGCTTGCATTAATCAATTCTATCGCCGGGCAGGATAAGCATGGTTACGTGCGTGCTAATGCCGATGCTCCCTTGATGATGATTGAGTATTCCTCGCCCAATACCAACAAACCCCTTCATTTAGGACATATTCGTAATAACCTATTGGGTTATTCGCTATCGCGTATTGCCGAAGCTAACGGTCAGCGAGTGGTTAAAACCAATATTGTGAACGATAGGGGTATTCATATCTGTAAATCGATGCTGGCCTGGAAAAAATGGGGTAGGGGAATTACCCCTGAAAAGGCAGGTAAAAAAGGCGATCATTTAGTGGGCGATTTCTACGTTAAATTCGACCAGGAATATAAGGCCGAGATGAATAAAATCATCCAACAAAAAATTTCGGAGTATCCGGCTCTGGAGGGTGTCGATGATTTTAAGGCCACTTTTAGGGCCTTGAAAAACAAAAAGAAAACCAAGCAAGGCCTCAACGAGCAGGAAATAGCACAATTTAATGCGTGCGAAGAGCTCAATAAATATGCCGAAAATAATGCCCCGTTAATTCTTGAAGCCCGCGACATGCTCCTAAAATGGGAAGCCCGGGACGAAGAGGTGTATCGTGTTTGGAAGATGATGAACCAATGGGTGTATGATGGTTTTGACGTAAGTTATAAAAAACTGGGTGTTGATTTTGACAAGATTTATTACGAATCGGATACGTATACCGTTGGCCGCGATATGGTGCTCGATGGTATTGAAAAAGGCGTGTTTTACCGTAAAGAGGATGGTAGTGTTTGGTGCGATTTGTCGGATAAAGGCTTAGACGAAAAACTGCTGCTGCGCAAAGATGGTACCTCGGTGTACATGACACAGGACATCGGTACGGCCAAGCTGCGCTTCGACGATTTTGATATTGATAAAATGGTTTATGTAGTGGGCAACGAGCAGGATTATCATTTTCAGGTGTTATCGCTGCTATTAGATAAAATAGGATTTAAATGGGGCAGAGGCCTTGTGCATTTTTCGTACGGTATGGTAGAACTGCCTCAAGGCAAAATGAAATCGCGCGAAGGTACCGTGGTTGATGCCGATGATTTGGTTGACGAGATGGTGAGCACCGCCCGGGCCATGTCGCAGGAGTTAGGTAAACTGGACGGTTATACTCCGGAAGAGGCCGAAAAAGTATATCATATGATAGCGCTGGGTGCCCTAAAATATTTTATCCTAAAGGTGGATCCCAAAAAGAATATGGTTTTTAATCCCGAAGAGTCTATCGATTTTAATGGTAACACAGGACCTTTTATTCAATATACCCATGCACGTATCCAATCCATCTTTCGTAAAGCTGCCGAAAAAGGGATTGAAGTGGCCACTGTAGCGCCAACCAATGCAGAAATAGGAGAGAAGGAGAACAATCTGATTCGTACTATTGCCAACTTTCCCAACGTGGTAGCCGAAGCAGGTAAAGTGTTTTCGCCTGCTATTATCGCTAACTTTGCTTACGACCTTGCCAAAGAGTATAACCAGTTTTATCACGATTGTCCGATCTTGTTCGAGGAGGATCAAGACAAGCGCATGATGCGTTTGTTATTGTGTAAAACGGTAGGTAAAACATTGAAAAATGCCATGTGGCTATTGGGAATTGATGTGCCGGATAAGATGTAA
- a CDS encoding TonB-dependent receptor, with translation MMRRIISLFMLCITVSLSYAQHTDANIFGHVQCDGEHLPFVSIYIKGSNKGTATDLSGHYMLTNLPAGKHILVANSVGYKPVEKEIVVEAGKTIEINFVLEEQIMAIDDIVVTGTKTFKRQTDSPVIVNVMEGKMLEMIQANTLSEGLVFQPGIRMETDCQTCNYTQLRMNGLGGGYSQILINSRPVFSPLTGLYGLEQIPANMIERIEVVRGGASALYGAGAIGGTVNVITRPPDRNAYAVNANTSVINGAASDFILNANASTVSDRRNAGMSIFASHRMRESYNHNNDGFSEMPQLKNNSFGLNAFLLPAPNHKIEFNLSSMYEYRYGGNKEDGPAFLADQSEERVHNVLMGGADYSVNFNNNLSSFAAYVAGQTTDRDHYTGIMPDEGTPEYDEHFKEPPYGITDNKTYLGGIQLNHMLSHFISGSNQFSFGAEYNYDMVDDEIVAYNYHLDQETKNFGSFLQSDWSINRKLSLLTGVRADKHNMVDNLVWSPRISALMKQKQWQFRASWSTGFRAPQAFDADMHIAFAGGGIQRVELAESLKEERSKSISTSINYDYPNEHFILGFTLEGFYTKLTDAFILEENGTDANGNSILEKRNGEGSTVKGVTTEIRANYNRKVQLEAGLTFQNSEHEKAVEWSENSPGIKKYLRTPDEYGYYTLTYNSRLGINAALSGVYTGPMLVPNYGRNELIKSPSFLENNLKVSYQFNWLEKGLAVEMFTGVQNIFNEYQDDFETGKNRDSNYVYGPARPRTVFVGIKLMSL, from the coding sequence ATGATGAGAAGAATAATATCCTTATTTATGCTGTGCATAACAGTTAGCTTAAGTTATGCGCAACATACCGATGCCAATATTTTTGGCCATGTACAGTGCGATGGTGAACACCTTCCCTTTGTGAGTATTTATATTAAAGGTTCAAACAAAGGTACGGCAACTGACTTAAGTGGCCATTATATGTTGACTAACTTGCCCGCCGGAAAACATATTTTGGTGGCTAATAGCGTAGGCTACAAACCCGTAGAAAAGGAAATCGTGGTTGAAGCCGGAAAAACCATAGAAATAAACTTTGTGCTCGAAGAACAAATCATGGCCATTGACGACATTGTAGTTACCGGCACCAAAACCTTTAAACGTCAAACAGATTCGCCGGTTATAGTAAATGTGATGGAAGGTAAAATGCTGGAAATGATACAAGCCAATACGCTGTCCGAAGGCTTGGTTTTTCAGCCGGGCATACGTATGGAAACGGATTGTCAGACCTGCAATTATACCCAGCTGCGCATGAACGGGCTCGGCGGTGGGTATTCGCAGATACTTATCAACAGCCGTCCGGTGTTCAGCCCGCTTACGGGATTATATGGCCTGGAACAGATACCGGCTAATATGATAGAGCGTATTGAAGTGGTCCGGGGTGGTGCCTCTGCCCTGTACGGTGCCGGTGCCATAGGGGGTACCGTTAACGTGATTACCCGCCCACCGGACAGGAATGCCTATGCCGTAAATGCCAATACATCGGTGATCAATGGTGCTGCCTCCGATTTTATATTAAATGCAAATGCCAGTACCGTATCCGACAGGAGAAATGCCGGCATGAGTATTTTTGCTTCGCACCGTATGCGCGAATCCTACAATCACAATAACGACGGATTTAGTGAGATGCCCCAGCTTAAAAACAATTCTTTTGGGCTAAATGCCTTCCTGTTACCTGCACCCAACCATAAAATTGAGTTTAATCTGTCGTCGATGTATGAGTACAGGTATGGAGGCAATAAGGAAGATGGTCCTGCATTTTTGGCCGACCAAAGCGAGGAGCGCGTGCACAACGTGCTGATGGGTGGTGCAGATTACAGCGTTAATTTTAACAATAATCTATCGTCGTTTGCTGCCTATGTGGCCGGACAAACTACCGACCGCGATCATTATACCGGCATTATGCCCGATGAAGGCACACCGGAATACGATGAACATTTTAAAGAACCTCCTTATGGCATTACCGACAACAAAACCTATCTGGGTGGTATTCAGCTTAATCATATGCTTAGTCATTTTATATCGGGCAGTAACCAATTTAGTTTTGGGGCCGAGTACAACTACGACATGGTAGATGATGAGATTGTTGCCTACAATTACCACCTGGATCAGGAAACAAAAAACTTTGGCAGCTTCCTGCAAAGCGACTGGTCCATCAATCGCAAGCTAAGCTTGCTTACCGGTGTAAGAGCCGACAAACACAACATGGTGGATAACTTGGTATGGAGTCCTCGTATTTCGGCATTGATGAAGCAAAAACAGTGGCAATTCCGCGCAAGCTGGTCCACGGGTTTTAGGGCACCCCAGGCTTTTGATGCCGACATGCACATTGCCTTTGCCGGTGGTGGCATACAGCGCGTTGAGCTCGCAGAAAGCTTAAAGGAAGAACGATCGAAAAGCATAAGTACTTCTATTAATTACGATTATCCGAATGAGCATTTTATTTTGGGTTTTACCCTCGAAGGGTTTTATACCAAGCTAACAGACGCCTTTATTTTAGAGGAAAACGGGACGGATGCTAACGGAAACTCCATCCTGGAAAAAAGAAACGGTGAAGGCTCAACGGTGAAAGGTGTAACAACAGAAATAAGAGCTAACTACAACCGCAAAGTTCAGCTGGAAGCCGGCCTTACCTTTCAGAATAGTGAACACGAGAAAGCGGTAGAATGGAGTGAGAACAGCCCGGGCATCAAAAAATATCTGCGAACACCCGACGAGTACGGCTATTACACCTTGACCTACAACTCGCGTTTGGGTATTAACGCCGCACTATCGGGTGTATATACCGGCCCCATGCTGGTACCAAATTACGGTCGTAACGAATTGATTAAATCTCCTTCGTTTCTGGAAAACAACCTGAAGGTGTCGTATCAATTCAATTGGTTAGAAAAAGGGCTTGCTGTTGAAATGTTTACAGGTGTGCAAAATATCTTTAACGAATATCAGGATGATTTTGAAACCGGTAAAAACAGGGACAGTAATTATGTGTATGGACCCGCTCGCCCCCGAACGGTATTTGTAGGTATTAAATTAATGAGTTTGTAA
- the zupT gene encoding zinc transporter ZupT, with product MENIAFSQVLMAFGLTLLAGLATGIGSAMAFFAKRTNTKFLSLALGFSAGVMIYVSFVEIFFKAKDSLTEVYGEVSGTWVTVVSFFGGMLLIAIIDKLIPSAENPHEMESIEDMTEEKRRNSPHLMRMGLFTALAIAIHNFPEGLATFTAALTDPNLGIAIAVAIAIHNIPEGIAVSVPIYYATGSKRKAFKLSFLSGLAEPVGALVGYLILMPFLTPTLFGIIFAAVAGIMVFISLDELLPAAQKYGEHHLSIYGLFVGMLVMAFSLLMFL from the coding sequence ATGGAAAACATAGCATTTTCGCAAGTATTAATGGCATTTGGCTTAACTCTCCTTGCAGGTTTGGCCACCGGTATTGGGAGTGCCATGGCTTTTTTTGCCAAACGAACCAACACTAAATTCTTATCACTCGCATTGGGTTTTTCGGCGGGAGTAATGATTTATGTATCCTTTGTAGAGATTTTTTTTAAGGCGAAAGACAGTCTTACAGAGGTGTACGGCGAGGTGAGCGGCACGTGGGTAACGGTAGTTTCCTTTTTTGGCGGCATGCTGCTTATTGCTATCATCGATAAACTGATTCCTTCGGCCGAAAACCCACACGAGATGGAAAGCATTGAGGATATGACGGAAGAAAAACGGCGCAACAGCCCCCACCTGATGCGAATGGGTCTTTTTACCGCGCTGGCCATAGCCATCCATAATTTTCCGGAAGGTTTGGCTACCTTTACGGCCGCACTAACGGATCCCAATCTGGGTATTGCCATAGCCGTAGCCATCGCTATCCATAACATACCCGAGGGGATAGCCGTTTCGGTACCCATTTATTATGCCACCGGAAGCAAACGAAAAGCCTTTAAGCTCAGCTTTCTCTCGGGGCTGGCAGAACCGGTAGGTGCACTAGTGGGTTATCTGATACTGATGCCATTTTTAACGCCAACCTTGTTTGGGATTATATTTGCCGCAGTGGCGGGCATCATGGTATTTATCAGTTTGGACGAACTTTTACCCGCTGCCCAAAAATACGGCGAACATCACCTTTCAATTTATGGATTGTTTGTAGGTATGTTGGTAATGGCTTTTAGCTTATTGATGTTTTTGTAA
- a CDS encoding hydrolase: MRITKENTVALVVDIQERLFPHIHDHQQLKKNIGILVDGLQALGVPMMVTEQYKKGLGPTIKGLAEKVATCPTFEKIAFSCMDDEAFIEKFETEGYKTAILFGIEAHICLMQTALDLQAKGYKPVVVEDCVGSRNPENHRIAINRMLQQGILVTSYESLLFELCRFAGTDTFKTISKLVK, encoded by the coding sequence ATGAGAATCACAAAAGAAAACACCGTTGCCCTTGTGGTAGATATTCAGGAAAGATTATTTCCGCACATCCACGACCACCAACAGCTCAAAAAAAATATCGGAATATTGGTGGACGGACTTCAAGCACTGGGAGTGCCTATGATGGTGACCGAACAGTATAAAAAAGGACTGGGCCCCACTATCAAAGGATTAGCTGAGAAAGTGGCCACTTGCCCTACTTTTGAAAAAATTGCTTTTAGCTGTATGGATGACGAAGCATTTATCGAAAAATTTGAAACCGAAGGCTACAAAACGGCTATCCTATTTGGCATTGAGGCACACATTTGTTTGATGCAGACAGCGCTGGACTTGCAAGCCAAAGGTTATAAGCCGGTTGTGGTAGAAGATTGCGTAGGCTCGCGAAACCCCGAAAACCATAGGATAGCCATCAATCGCATGTTGCAACAGGGCATCCTGGTTACCAGCTACGAATCTCTTTTATTTGAACTATGCCGTTTTGCCGGAACTGACACCTTTAAAACTATCTCAAAATTGGTAAAATAA
- a CDS encoding MBL fold metallo-hydrolase, which translates to MIKVCALASGSNGNCYYIGNNHEGILIDAGISRRKIVERMKARGINPAIIKAGFITHEHQDHYRGARVFGQKHGIPFYISEQTLHRSYYTLRPPHIKTFTPGDEIQIGQFKVHSFLKKHDAAEPCSFRVQTGNYNIGVFTDIGEPCENVKSHLSLCDFLFLESNYDDALLASGRYPAFLKQRVAGEYGHLSNKQAVELIENHASEKLKTIFLSHISEDNNRGDIALFAFEHLNDKYDIRLTSRYDATELMHLEDDTISLSL; encoded by the coding sequence ATGATAAAAGTTTGTGCCCTGGCATCGGGCAGCAACGGCAATTGCTACTACATTGGTAATAACCACGAAGGCATTTTAATTGATGCCGGCATAAGCCGAAGGAAAATTGTGGAACGAATGAAGGCCAGAGGTATCAATCCCGCCATTATAAAAGCCGGATTTATAACCCACGAACACCAGGATCATTATCGGGGAGCACGGGTATTCGGACAAAAGCACGGTATCCCTTTTTATATTTCGGAGCAAACCTTGCACCGCAGTTATTATACCCTGCGCCCACCTCACATCAAAACATTTACACCAGGCGACGAAATACAGATAGGCCAATTTAAGGTACATTCCTTTTTAAAAAAGCACGATGCCGCTGAACCATGCAGCTTTAGGGTGCAAACAGGTAATTATAACATTGGCGTGTTCACCGATATTGGCGAACCCTGCGAAAACGTAAAATCACATTTAAGCCTATGCGATTTCCTGTTTCTTGAATCCAATTATGATGATGCATTGCTTGCCTCCGGACGATATCCTGCTTTTTTAAAACAACGCGTAGCCGGCGAGTATGGTCACCTCTCCAATAAGCAAGCAGTTGAACTGATAGAAAATCATGCCTCGGAAAAATTAAAGACCATATTTTTATCGCATATATCAGAAGATAACAACAGGGGCGATATTGCCCTTTTTGCTTTTGAGCATTTGAATGATAAATATGATATACGCTTAACCTCGAGATACGATGCCACCGAACTAATGCACCTCGAAGACGACACCATTTCATTATCTTTATAA
- the rocD gene encoding ornithine--oxo-acid transaminase, whose product MNNTKMTPQHYIDREDKYGAHNYHPLPVVLKRGQGVYVWDVEDKKYYDFLSAYSAVNQGHCHPKIIEALTAQAAQLTLTSRAFYNNVLGEFEEYITRFFGYDKVLPMNTGAEADETAIKLCRKWAYNKKGIPDNQAKIIVCEGNFHGRTITIISMSTDPDSYKGFGPYTPGFEVVPYNDLTALEEALRDPNVAGFLVEPIQGEAGVYVPDEGYLKKAYNLCKANNVLFIADEVQTGIARTGKMLACDHEEVRPDILILGKAVSGGVFPVSAVLANDDIMLCIQPGEHGSTFGGNPLACKVAMAALQVIKDEKLEENAARLGTIFRNELRKIQSDRIEQVRGKGLLNAVVIQPKNGKTAWDVCLALKQNGLLAKPTHGHIIRFAPPLIITEDQLQEALYIIKKTMAGLE is encoded by the coding sequence ATGAACAATACAAAAATGACCCCGCAACATTATATAGACAGAGAAGATAAATATGGCGCCCATAACTATCATCCACTGCCCGTTGTTTTAAAGCGCGGACAAGGTGTTTATGTTTGGGATGTTGAAGATAAAAAATACTACGATTTCCTGTCGGCCTACTCTGCTGTAAACCAGGGGCACTGTCATCCTAAAATCATTGAAGCTCTTACCGCACAGGCTGCACAACTCACCCTAACATCCAGGGCATTTTACAACAACGTATTGGGTGAATTTGAGGAATACATCACCCGATTTTTTGGATACGATAAAGTATTGCCCATGAACACCGGTGCCGAGGCAGACGAAACGGCCATCAAACTTTGCCGAAAGTGGGCTTACAACAAAAAAGGCATCCCCGATAATCAGGCCAAAATAATTGTTTGCGAGGGTAACTTCCATGGCAGAACCATCACCATCATATCCATGTCTACCGATCCGGATTCCTATAAAGGTTTTGGGCCCTACACCCCCGGATTTGAGGTAGTGCCGTACAATGATTTGACAGCTTTAGAAGAAGCCTTGCGCGATCCCAATGTAGCTGGTTTTTTGGTGGAACCTATCCAGGGCGAGGCCGGAGTATATGTGCCCGACGAAGGGTATTTGAAAAAGGCCTACAATTTATGTAAAGCCAATAATGTATTGTTTATTGCGGATGAAGTACAAACCGGTATTGCACGTACAGGTAAAATGCTGGCTTGCGACCATGAAGAGGTGCGGCCCGATATCCTGATTTTAGGGAAAGCCGTTTCCGGCGGGGTATTCCCCGTATCTGCCGTATTGGCCAACGACGACATTATGCTGTGCATACAACCTGGTGAACATGGCTCTACTTTTGGGGGTAACCCCTTAGCATGTAAAGTGGCTATGGCAGCACTGCAAGTAATCAAAGACGAAAAACTAGAAGAGAATGCCGCCCGCCTTGGTACCATATTTCGCAACGAACTACGAAAAATACAATCGGATAGGATAGAACAGGTGCGTGGTAAAGGACTTTTAAACGCTGTTGTTATTCAACCAAAAAACGGAAAAACGGCTTGGGACGTGTGCCTGGCTCTAAAGCAAAACGGCCTCCTTGCTAAACCTACACATGGACATATCATCCGCTTTGCTCCCCCCTTAATTATTACCGAAGATCAGTTGCAAGAGGCTCTGTATATCATAAAAAAGACAATGGCTGGGCTGGAGTAA
- a CDS encoding metal-dependent transcriptional regulator — MNSTSVENFLKNVFTLQYDEGEKASASKLSLRLGISGPAITDMAKKLSSKSLINYQPYKEIELTEKGKEIAITVIRRHRLWEMFLHQVLNMDLSEVHTEAECLEHQTSDRLLARLDDFLGNPKFDPHGDPIPHADGTIQRHKNSVKMDQLQEGDSAKIVRLIYADEEIERLYDHYEIRTNKQFSVKKIFALDQSMEIQMDDQKILISPTLQKRIFCTVLK, encoded by the coding sequence ATGAATTCAACATCGGTAGAAAATTTTTTAAAAAATGTGTTCACCCTACAGTATGACGAGGGTGAAAAAGCGTCCGCCTCTAAGCTATCCCTTAGGTTGGGTATTTCAGGGCCTGCCATAACCGATATGGCAAAAAAGCTATCCTCTAAAAGCCTGATAAACTATCAACCCTACAAAGAAATAGAGCTCACTGAGAAAGGGAAAGAAATTGCCATCACGGTTATCCGCAGACATCGATTGTGGGAAATGTTTTTACATCAGGTACTCAATATGGATTTAAGTGAGGTACATACGGAGGCTGAATGCTTGGAGCATCAAACATCGGATCGTTTATTGGCCCGACTTGATGACTTTTTAGGCAATCCAAAGTTTGATCCGCATGGCGACCCTATACCCCATGCAGACGGAACTATACAACGACACAAAAATTCTGTTAAAATGGATCAGTTGCAGGAAGGAGACAGTGCTAAGATTGTGCGATTAATATATGCGGATGAAGAAATTGAACGGCTATATGATCATTATGAAATACGAACCAACAAACAGTTTAGTGTGAAAAAAATTTTTGCACTGGACCAATCGATGGAGATACAGATGGATGATCAAAAAATATTGATATCCCCTACTTTACAAAAACGGATTTTCTGTACTGTTTTAAAATAA
- a CDS encoding energy transducer TonB, with protein MKERLFFIVLLSIAIGVHGQQLKTIRKSNGAFYEEYLALASDTSIKEGRYLKRYRDYVIEQGAFKNNQKYGRWAYFSLDGVFEFEYDYNTHKVIKISTRQTPEEYMETPILFHGSPIIPYLYMVRNIYYPTEAKNKNISGKVVLAININKKGEVTSLYLKEKLHPLLDKEVMKVAKTMPAHWQWIPATYHGQNISGEYLIDIEFELTEGRLR; from the coding sequence TTGAAAGAGAGATTGTTTTTTATCGTATTGCTAAGCATCGCAATAGGTGTCCATGGTCAGCAGCTTAAAACCATCCGGAAATCCAATGGTGCTTTTTACGAGGAATATCTTGCGCTTGCTTCAGACACCTCCATCAAAGAGGGTAGATACTTGAAACGATACAGAGATTACGTTATTGAGCAAGGTGCCTTTAAAAATAATCAGAAATACGGTAGGTGGGCTTATTTTTCGCTCGATGGCGTATTTGAGTTCGAGTACGATTATAACACCCATAAGGTAATAAAGATTAGTACCCGGCAAACGCCTGAGGAATATATGGAAACGCCAATTTTGTTCCATGGTAGCCCCATCATTCCGTATTTATATATGGTGCGTAATATTTATTATCCCACCGAGGCAAAAAATAAAAACATTAGCGGAAAGGTGGTGTTAGCCATCAATATTAATAAAAAGGGAGAAGTAACCAGTTTGTATCTCAAAGAAAAACTACACCCCTTGCTCGATAAAGAAGTGATGAAAGTGGCCAAAACAATGCCTGCACATTGGCAATGGATACCGGCTACATATCACGGGCAAAACATTAGTGGTGAATACCTGATAGACATTGAGTTTGAACTAACTGAAGGGCGATTGCGCTGA
- a CDS encoding PfkB family carbohydrate kinase: MRRVFGLGETVLDIVFKNGQPIAAKAGGSVLNALISLARMGHQCHFISELGHDKAGDLILDFIKENKVDTQYVQRYKQGQTALALAFLNEHNDAGYEFYKNYPSKRLTGPLPDFNSDDILLFGSSYAIAPAIRQQIYPIIKHAQQMACLILYDPNYRKKHDENQVQYLNYLKENIAAADIIRGSNEDFDNIYAATSSDQVFETIKNKCNNLIYTASAQGAYLHSKEFKKHYPVPRIKPVSTIGAGDNFNAGIIHALLANNITKKALQNLSENKWDILMNSGIKCATEVCLSLDNYVPEEFRV; the protein is encoded by the coding sequence ATGCGCAGAGTTTTTGGATTAGGCGAAACAGTGCTGGACATTGTTTTTAAAAACGGCCAGCCTATTGCTGCAAAAGCGGGTGGTTCTGTTTTAAATGCCTTAATTTCACTGGCTCGGATGGGGCATCAATGCCATTTTATCAGTGAGCTGGGGCACGACAAGGCAGGTGATTTGATTCTCGATTTTATCAAAGAGAATAAAGTTGATACACAATATGTTCAGCGTTATAAGCAAGGACAAACTGCCTTGGCCCTGGCATTTTTAAATGAACACAACGATGCCGGATACGAATTCTACAAAAATTATCCTTCCAAAAGATTAACGGGTCCCCTCCCCGATTTTAATTCAGACGACATCCTGCTCTTTGGCTCGTCGTATGCCATAGCCCCGGCTATACGCCAGCAAATCTATCCGATTATTAAGCATGCGCAGCAAATGGCTTGCCTCATCCTTTACGATCCCAATTACCGAAAAAAACATGATGAAAACCAGGTGCAATATCTCAACTATTTAAAAGAAAACATTGCGGCAGCAGACATTATAAGGGGCAGCAACGAAGATTTTGACAACATCTATGCGGCTACTTCATCCGATCAGGTGTTTGAGACAATAAAAAACAAGTGTAATAACTTAATTTACACCGCAAGTGCACAGGGTGCTTATTTACATAGCAAAGAATTTAAAAAGCATTATCCGGTGCCACGCATCAAGCCGGTGAGTACCATCGGAGCGGGCGACAACTTTAATGCAGGTATTATTCATGCCCTGCTGGCTAATAATATTACCAAAAAGGCATTACAAAATCTTAGCGAAAACAAGTGGGACATCCTAATGAATAGCGGAATAAAATGTGCTACCGAAGTATGCTTGAGCCTCGACAACTATGTGCCGGAAGAATTTAGGGTCTAG